One part of the Xylanimonas allomyrinae genome encodes these proteins:
- a CDS encoding transglycosylase domain-containing protein codes for MPLPPSDASSPAPGRFARRISATQMVALLLAFVLVAGAGGVLAAGLLLPVAHGARNVTDTSMAVFDEVPSVLERTPLAQASTVYAADGQHLATFFAQNRIVVPLDEISPHMRNAVVAIEDERFFEHGGVDPRALVRAAANNVLGRPTQGGSTITQQYVKNVLIDVAYQAGDRDGVDAAREESLARKAREARLAIELENTLSKEEILEGYLNIAQFGRRSIFGVETAARFFFNTTAAELTPVQAATIAGITNAPSRFDPTVDPRLSEQRRNIVLGRMWAQGFLTTEEHDEARTTPLEDTLDVTPVPVGCQAAGGAAFFCDFVVATIRNSPEFGETQADRLDLLHRGGLRITTTLDVDMQAAAAEEVLAHVPAGNSAGLEAAIVAVEPGTGKIRAMAQNTPFDAALDPAPGTTAVNFSAGPAHGSSRGFQSGSTFKPFLLAEWLQQGGTLHDTVNAARVVRPMSAWNASCTQLGGRPWGPANAEGRLHGNISVLRATYASVNTAYATMSTQLDLCGLRDTMWDMGFRPTTRPGAGGAVTLFDPAPADIEITPAMIMGTQSTSPLDLAAAYATLAAGGTHCEPVAITRVVGPDGADLPVPASRCTPGALSPEVAATVTHALEHVMTDGTARASRLAGGRVSAGKTGTTQGSSQTWFVGYTPQLATAAWVGEASGETTNFNITLNGRFIRTLFGSTVAAPMWQSFMDRALADQPIVPFPAPDPSLVGTPRPAPRPPQQQAPAEQPADPSLPAGPAPADPPAAPAADEEPATPAE; via the coding sequence ATGCCCCTCCCGCCTTCCGACGCGTCCTCCCCTGCGCCGGGGCGGTTCGCGCGCCGCATCTCGGCCACCCAGATGGTGGCCCTCCTGCTCGCGTTCGTGCTCGTCGCGGGTGCGGGCGGCGTGCTCGCGGCCGGCCTGCTGCTGCCTGTCGCGCACGGCGCGCGCAACGTGACCGACACGTCGATGGCCGTCTTCGACGAGGTGCCGTCGGTGCTGGAGCGCACGCCGCTCGCGCAGGCGTCCACGGTGTACGCGGCCGACGGCCAGCACCTGGCGACGTTCTTCGCCCAGAACCGCATCGTCGTGCCGCTCGACGAGATCTCGCCGCACATGCGCAACGCCGTCGTCGCGATCGAGGACGAGCGGTTCTTCGAGCACGGCGGGGTCGACCCGCGGGCGCTCGTGCGCGCGGCGGCCAACAACGTGCTGGGCCGCCCCACGCAGGGCGGCTCGACGATCACGCAGCAGTACGTCAAGAACGTGCTGATCGACGTGGCCTACCAGGCCGGGGACCGCGACGGCGTCGACGCGGCGCGCGAGGAGAGCCTGGCGCGCAAGGCGCGCGAGGCACGGCTGGCGATCGAGCTCGAGAACACGCTGTCGAAGGAGGAGATCCTCGAGGGCTATCTCAACATCGCGCAGTTCGGGCGGCGCAGCATCTTCGGCGTCGAGACCGCGGCACGCTTCTTCTTCAACACGACGGCGGCCGAGCTCACCCCGGTCCAGGCCGCGACCATCGCGGGCATCACGAACGCCCCCAGCCGGTTCGATCCGACGGTCGACCCGCGCCTGTCGGAGCAGCGGCGCAACATCGTGCTGGGCCGCATGTGGGCGCAGGGGTTCCTCACCACCGAGGAGCACGACGAGGCGCGCACCACTCCCCTGGAGGACACGCTCGACGTCACGCCGGTGCCCGTGGGGTGCCAGGCTGCGGGCGGTGCGGCGTTCTTCTGCGACTTCGTCGTCGCCACGATCCGCAACAGCCCCGAGTTCGGCGAGACGCAGGCCGACCGTCTCGACCTGCTGCACCGGGGCGGTCTGCGGATCACGACGACGCTCGACGTCGACATGCAGGCCGCGGCGGCCGAGGAGGTCCTCGCGCACGTCCCGGCGGGCAACTCGGCGGGGCTCGAGGCGGCGATCGTGGCCGTGGAGCCCGGCACGGGCAAGATCCGCGCGATGGCGCAGAACACGCCGTTCGACGCCGCGCTCGACCCGGCTCCGGGCACGACGGCCGTCAACTTCTCCGCCGGCCCCGCGCACGGGTCGTCGCGCGGGTTCCAGTCGGGGTCGACGTTCAAGCCGTTCCTGCTCGCCGAGTGGCTCCAGCAAGGCGGCACGCTGCACGACACGGTCAACGCGGCACGCGTGGTCCGCCCGATGAGCGCCTGGAACGCCTCGTGCACGCAGCTCGGCGGGCGCCCGTGGGGTCCGGCGAACGCGGAGGGCCGCCTGCACGGCAACATCTCGGTGCTGCGTGCCACGTACGCGTCGGTCAACACCGCGTACGCGACGATGTCGACGCAGCTCGACCTGTGCGGGCTGCGCGACACCATGTGGGACATGGGCTTCCGCCCGACGACGCGCCCCGGTGCGGGCGGCGCGGTCACGCTCTTCGACCCGGCGCCCGCGGACATCGAGATCACCCCGGCGATGATCATGGGCACGCAGTCGACGTCTCCGCTCGACCTCGCGGCCGCGTACGCGACGCTCGCGGCCGGTGGCACGCACTGCGAGCCCGTCGCGATCACACGCGTGGTGGGTCCCGACGGTGCGGACCTGCCGGTGCCGGCGTCGCGCTGCACACCGGGTGCCCTGTCGCCCGAGGTCGCGGCGACCGTCACGCATGCGCTGGAGCACGTGATGACCGACGGGACCGCCCGGGCCAGCCGGCTCGCCGGCGGACGCGTGTCGGCCGGCAAGACGGGCACCACGCAGGGCTCGTCGCAGACGTGGTTCGTCGGCTACACCCCGCAGCTCGCGACGGCGGCCTGGGTGGGCGAGGCCTCGGGCGAGACGACGAACTTCAACATCACGCTCAACGGGCGGTTCATCCGCACCCTGTTCGGCTCGACGGTCGCGGCGCCCATGTGGCAGTCGTTCATGGACCGCGCCCTGGCCGACCAGCCGATCGTCCCGTTCCCGGCCCCCGACCCGTCGCTCGTCGGCACGCCCCGCCCGGCCCCGCGGCCCCCGCAGCAGCAGGCCCCGGCCGAGCAGCCTGCCGACCCGTCGCTCCCGGCCGGCCCGGCCCCCGCCGACCCGCCCGCGGCCCCTGCGGCCGACGAGGAGCCTGCAACCCCTGCGGAGTGA
- a CDS encoding ABC transporter ATP-binding protein yields MRLVAQAVTVTFPGRATPVLNRADFHARQGETVAILGPSGSGKSTLLSVLGGLATPSTGAVFVTDDAGAPTTMPLAKASAWILQTTNVLPERTALDNVAIAAELAGLDRAAALDRAAHALAVVGLGTRMRARTRVLSGGEVQRVVTARALVAGRPFILADEPTGQLDRTSTDTVLDALFDGVRTTTPTNPATAPAGLTARGLVVVTHDPVVAQRCDRVVHIDDGRVVT; encoded by the coding sequence GTGCGACTCGTTGCCCAGGCCGTCACCGTCACCTTCCCCGGCCGGGCCACCCCCGTGCTGAACCGGGCCGACTTCCACGCCCGCCAGGGCGAGACGGTCGCGATCCTGGGCCCGTCCGGGTCCGGGAAGTCCACCCTGCTGTCCGTCCTGGGCGGGCTCGCGACCCCCTCGACCGGCGCCGTGTTCGTCACCGACGACGCCGGGGCACCCACCACCATGCCCCTCGCAAAGGCGTCCGCGTGGATTCTGCAGACCACGAACGTGCTCCCGGAACGCACCGCCCTCGACAACGTCGCGATCGCCGCCGAGCTCGCCGGCCTCGACCGGGCCGCCGCCCTCGACCGGGCCGCCCACGCCCTGGCCGTCGTCGGGCTGGGAACCCGGATGCGCGCCCGCACCCGGGTCCTGTCCGGCGGGGAGGTCCAGCGCGTCGTGACCGCCCGCGCCCTGGTCGCCGGCCGGCCCTTCATCCTCGCCGACGAACCCACCGGACAGCTCGACCGTACCTCGACCGACACCGTCCTCGACGCCCTCTTCGACGGCGTCCGCACCACCACGCCCACCAACCCCGCGACCGCCCCCGCAGGCCTCACCGCCCGCGGCTTGGTCGTCGTCACCCACGACCCCGTCGTTGCCCAGCGCTGCGACCGCGTCGTCCACATCGACGACGGACGGGTGGTGACCTGA
- a CDS encoding peptidoglycan-binding domain-containing protein has protein sequence MAPVVVPVERAERRASMMVSLEVVPGEAFVATSSTSGTVTGAAQVGAVLDNGVTVMVVDDRPVVAMLGDAPLWRPLGSGARGEDVTRLQEFLITTGHLSGPATDRFGPATTAGVRSFAQSIGLPRSTTVFDPAWVVWVGDSPLPVAHVDAPVGATLAAGDPVVTGPAAAGAVAVAEPQGGLVADLGDDPELVVGGAVVPYVPGSGAITDPEHVAALVGALGMVEQGAGQIRAAQGHGVAVLPASAVVSGEGGLVCIFPDESSPPVAVTVVGGGGATVQVPLDAGLTTVLANPHQLAGLPACQG, from the coding sequence GTGGCACCGGTCGTGGTGCCCGTGGAGCGGGCCGAGCGGCGCGCGTCGATGATGGTGTCTCTCGAGGTGGTCCCCGGTGAGGCGTTCGTGGCGACGTCGTCGACCTCGGGCACGGTTACCGGCGCGGCGCAGGTGGGTGCGGTGCTCGACAACGGTGTGACCGTGATGGTGGTCGATGACCGCCCGGTGGTGGCGATGCTGGGCGATGCCCCGCTGTGGCGGCCGCTGGGTAGCGGGGCGCGCGGCGAGGACGTCACCCGGTTGCAGGAGTTCCTGATCACGACCGGGCATCTGAGCGGTCCGGCCACGGATCGGTTCGGTCCGGCGACCACGGCGGGGGTGCGCTCGTTCGCGCAGTCGATCGGGCTGCCCCGGTCGACGACCGTGTTCGACCCGGCATGGGTGGTGTGGGTGGGCGACTCCCCGCTCCCGGTCGCGCACGTGGACGCGCCGGTCGGGGCCACGCTCGCGGCCGGTGACCCGGTGGTGACCGGCCCGGCCGCGGCGGGCGCGGTGGCGGTCGCTGAACCGCAAGGCGGCCTGGTAGCGGACCTCGGTGACGACCCTGAGCTGGTCGTCGGCGGCGCCGTGGTGCCGTACGTGCCCGGATCGGGGGCGATCACCGACCCTGAGCATGTCGCCGCGCTCGTCGGGGCCCTGGGCATGGTCGAGCAGGGCGCCGGGCAGATCCGGGCCGCGCAGGGGCACGGGGTCGCGGTGCTGCCCGCCTCCGCGGTGGTGTCCGGGGAGGGCGGGCTGGTGTGCATCTTCCCGGACGAGTCCTCGCCGCCGGTCGCGGTCACCGTCGTCGGTGGTGGCGGCGCGACCGTGCAGGTCCCGCTCGATGCGGGCCTGACGACCGTGCTCGCCAACCCGCACCAGCTCGCGGGCCTGCCCGCGTGTCAGGGCTGA
- a CDS encoding glycoside hydrolase family 13 protein: MTLLDQPHHDGSAGYVPAGRHEAGDVVPVRVRVPHAAGVAGVWLRTVRDGEPRVAEARLDRAGEHEDTYVADVVVHNQPTPYRFLLGAPRAPGGYRWLNGAGVHEHDVPDAGDFRLTTAPPAPAWLGAGTVYQVFPDRFARSARAGDRTLPAWAVPTAWDAEPAPHAPLTAQQLYGGDLDGIAEHLGHLEDLGVTTLYMTPIFPGRSNHRYDASSFGSVDPVLGGDEAFARLTAAAHARGLRVMGDVTTNHTGLGHDWFARAQQDPGSPEHGMFLWAGSGDVPADGADIDPRHQPGYVSWLGHHTLPKLDWSNDEVWRRMVDADDSVIARWLQAPYELDGWRVDVANMTGRYGVADRALQVAQRLRERITQLRPEGALIAEHFHDYTGDLPGDGWHASMNYSGFSRPVWGWLADPAAGYRHLGLPVPYGRGPGRAMVAAMRDFASRVPWQVAAAQWNILGSHDTPRVRSLLGSAETVELAAAMLFAYPGTPMLFAGDETGAVGSNGEHARTTMAWDQAATGGPRWDLTTYGVFRSLSRLRRDCGALRDGGLRWAVAEDDAVAFVRETPDERVLVVVARGPWSGATLPPWVLGTQAPELLYGGSYVATPSLSAGPDGVRVGGAGPAVGVWRLA, encoded by the coding sequence ATGACCCTGCTCGACCAGCCGCATCACGACGGCTCGGCCGGGTACGTCCCGGCCGGCCGGCACGAGGCCGGCGACGTCGTGCCCGTGCGGGTCAGGGTGCCGCACGCGGCCGGCGTCGCCGGGGTGTGGCTGCGCACCGTGCGTGACGGCGAGCCGCGCGTGGCCGAGGCACGCCTCGACCGTGCCGGCGAGCACGAGGACACCTACGTGGCCGACGTCGTCGTGCACAACCAGCCGACGCCCTACCGGTTCCTGCTCGGCGCGCCCCGCGCGCCGGGCGGGTACCGCTGGCTCAACGGTGCGGGCGTGCACGAGCACGACGTCCCCGACGCGGGCGACTTCCGGCTCACGACGGCGCCGCCCGCCCCGGCGTGGCTCGGCGCGGGCACCGTCTACCAGGTGTTCCCCGACCGGTTCGCGCGCTCTGCGCGCGCCGGCGATCGCACCCTGCCCGCCTGGGCGGTGCCGACGGCGTGGGACGCCGAGCCCGCGCCCCACGCCCCGCTCACGGCGCAGCAGCTCTACGGCGGCGACCTCGACGGCATCGCCGAGCACCTGGGCCACCTGGAGGATCTGGGCGTCACCACGCTCTACATGACGCCGATCTTCCCCGGCCGGTCCAACCACCGGTACGACGCGTCGAGCTTCGGGTCGGTCGACCCGGTGCTCGGTGGCGACGAGGCGTTCGCCCGGCTCACCGCGGCGGCGCACGCGCGCGGCCTGCGCGTCATGGGCGACGTCACCACCAACCACACGGGGCTCGGCCATGACTGGTTCGCGCGTGCCCAGCAGGACCCGGGCTCGCCCGAGCACGGCATGTTCCTGTGGGCGGGCTCGGGCGACGTGCCCGCCGACGGCGCCGACATCGACCCCCGTCACCAGCCCGGGTACGTCTCGTGGCTGGGTCACCACACGCTGCCCAAGCTCGACTGGTCGAACGACGAGGTGTGGCGCCGCATGGTCGACGCCGACGACTCCGTCATCGCACGCTGGCTGCAGGCACCGTACGAGCTCGACGGGTGGCGCGTCGACGTCGCCAACATGACGGGCCGGTACGGGGTCGCCGACCGCGCGCTCCAGGTCGCGCAGCGCCTGCGCGAGCGCATCACGCAGCTGCGACCCGAGGGCGCGCTCATCGCCGAGCACTTCCACGACTACACGGGCGACCTGCCCGGCGACGGCTGGCACGCGTCGATGAACTACTCGGGCTTCTCGCGGCCCGTGTGGGGCTGGCTCGCCGACCCGGCCGCCGGGTACCGGCACCTCGGCCTGCCCGTGCCCTACGGCCGCGGCCCTGGCCGTGCCATGGTCGCGGCCATGCGCGACTTCGCCTCGCGCGTGCCGTGGCAGGTGGCCGCCGCCCAGTGGAACATCCTCGGCTCGCACGACACGCCGCGCGTCCGCTCGCTCCTGGGGTCGGCGGAGACCGTCGAGCTCGCCGCCGCGATGCTCTTCGCCTATCCGGGCACGCCCATGCTGTTCGCAGGCGACGAGACGGGTGCCGTCGGCTCGAACGGCGAGCACGCCCGCACCACGATGGCCTGGGACCAGGCCGCCACGGGTGGTCCGCGCTGGGACCTGACGACGTACGGGGTGTTCCGCTCGCTGTCACGCCTGCGCCGCGACTGCGGTGCCCTGCGCGACGGCGGCCTGCGCTGGGCCGTGGCCGAGGACGACGCCGTCGCGTTCGTGCGCGAGACACCCGACGAGCGCGTGCTCGTCGTCGTCGCGCGCGGCCCGTGGTCCGGTGCGACGCTGCCGCCGTGGGTGCTCGGCACGCAGGCGCCCGAGCTGCTGTACGGCGGGTCGTACGTCGCGACCCCGTCGCTCTCGGCCGGGCCCGACGGCGTCCGGGTCGGTGGCGCCGGACCCGCGGTGGGTGTCTGGCGGCTCGCCTGA
- a CDS encoding sugar ABC transporter permease, translating to MATHVTTPGVTTEQPQVLRTRMKPGRWARELGWRHVVGVIAVVYAVFPIVFIISASLSERGTMTGSNQLFRTISFHNFEALGGTRFWTWFGNTLFVSVTTAVGTVLMGAAASYAFSRFRFKGRRTSLTALLVIQMFPQMLAFVAVFLLLMTLGQVFPVVGLNSKIALICVYLGGALGVNTFLMYGFFNTIPIELDEAAKIDGATHAQIYWTIVLRLVAPILAVVGLLSFITSFGEFILARIVLQSQGNWTLAVGLFGWVSDQLNANWGQFAAGAVIAAMPVLVLFLFLQKYIVGGLTAGSVKG from the coding sequence ATGGCCACGCACGTCACGACGCCCGGCGTCACGACCGAGCAGCCGCAGGTGCTGCGCACCCGGATGAAGCCGGGCCGCTGGGCCCGCGAGCTCGGCTGGCGGCACGTCGTCGGCGTCATCGCCGTCGTCTACGCCGTCTTCCCGATCGTGTTCATCATCTCCGCCTCGCTGTCCGAGCGCGGCACGATGACGGGCTCCAACCAGCTCTTCCGCACGATCAGCTTCCACAACTTCGAGGCGCTGGGCGGCACGCGGTTCTGGACGTGGTTCGGCAACACGCTGTTCGTGTCCGTCACGACGGCGGTCGGCACAGTGCTCATGGGGGCCGCGGCCTCGTACGCGTTCTCCCGGTTCCGGTTCAAGGGCCGCCGCACGAGCCTGACGGCGCTGCTGGTCATCCAGATGTTCCCGCAGATGCTCGCCTTCGTCGCCGTGTTCCTGCTGCTCATGACGCTCGGCCAGGTGTTCCCCGTCGTCGGGCTCAACAGCAAGATCGCGCTCATCTGCGTGTACCTGGGCGGAGCGCTCGGCGTCAACACGTTCCTCATGTACGGGTTCTTCAACACGATCCCGATCGAGCTCGACGAGGCCGCCAAGATCGACGGCGCCACGCACGCGCAGATCTACTGGACCATCGTGCTGCGCCTCGTGGCCCCGATCCTCGCCGTCGTGGGGCTGCTCAGCTTCATCACCTCGTTCGGCGAGTTCATCCTGGCGCGCATCGTCCTGCAGTCGCAGGGGAACTGGACGCTCGCGGTCGGGTTGTTCGGGTGGGTCTCCGACCAGCTCAACGCCAACTGGGGCCAGTTCGCGGCCGGTGCCGTGATCGCGGCGATGCCGGTGCTCGTGCTGTTCCTGTTCCTGCAGAAGTACATCGTCGGCGGGCTCACCGCAGGGTCGGTCAAGGGATGA
- a CDS encoding ABC transporter permease subunit, whose protein sequence is MPTTAPQLDPAERKRHRTSHARDYGPGFIVKLVLMAAINALGVYGLLACWNAGAMGLFWGLLVLLIAADYVYFSKRALPGKYIYPGLAFLLVFQIFVVGYTVYVSFTNFGDGHNGTKEQAVTALLAQNERRVEGSASYPITVVENDGELGFALVTQDVSICAGAQVGDVCVGTADEPLARVDGAQADGGTVTSVPGWRVLTFQEIVTDHQREVTELRVPVSEDPESGSIRTTDGRNAFAFMSSLEWDEDAGTMTDVTTGTVYSPNDRGMFEAPDGSTLNVGWRVNIGFENYITAFTDARYSGPFVRILVWTIAFAFLSVVTTFLLGLLLAIVFNDERLKGRKIYRTLMIFPYAIPGFLAALIWSGMLNRSFGFINQVLLGGAAIPWLTDPWLARLSVLGVNLWLGFPYMFLICTGALQSLPGDVMEAAKVDGAGKWRQWKSITMPLLLVSTAPLLISSFAFNFNNFTLIYMLTRGGPRFSDVAVPLGHTDILISMVYSVSGLDGTAARNFGLASALSIVIFIIVGTISAIGFRQTRKLEEVM, encoded by the coding sequence ATGCCCACGACGGCACCCCAGCTCGACCCGGCGGAGCGCAAGCGGCACAGGACGTCGCACGCCCGCGACTACGGACCCGGCTTCATCGTCAAGCTGGTTCTCATGGCGGCCATCAACGCCCTGGGCGTCTACGGCCTGCTCGCTTGCTGGAACGCCGGTGCGATGGGGCTGTTCTGGGGCCTGCTGGTCCTGCTGATCGCCGCCGACTACGTCTACTTCTCCAAGCGGGCGCTGCCGGGCAAGTACATCTACCCCGGCCTGGCGTTCCTTCTCGTCTTCCAGATCTTCGTCGTCGGCTACACCGTCTACGTGTCGTTCACGAACTTCGGCGACGGCCACAACGGGACCAAGGAGCAGGCGGTCACCGCGCTGCTCGCGCAGAACGAGCGGCGCGTCGAAGGGTCGGCGTCCTACCCGATCACCGTCGTCGAGAACGACGGCGAGCTGGGCTTCGCGCTCGTCACCCAGGACGTGTCGATCTGCGCTGGCGCGCAGGTCGGCGACGTGTGCGTCGGCACCGCCGACGAGCCGCTCGCGCGCGTCGACGGCGCGCAGGCCGACGGCGGCACCGTCACGTCGGTGCCCGGCTGGCGCGTGCTGACGTTCCAGGAGATCGTCACCGACCACCAGCGCGAGGTCACCGAGCTGCGGGTGCCCGTGTCGGAGGACCCGGAGTCCGGGTCGATCCGCACGACCGACGGCCGCAACGCGTTCGCCTTCATGTCGTCCCTGGAGTGGGACGAGGACGCCGGGACGATGACCGACGTCACCACCGGCACCGTGTACTCGCCCAACGACCGCGGCATGTTCGAGGCCCCGGACGGCTCGACGCTCAACGTCGGCTGGCGCGTCAACATCGGCTTCGAGAACTACATCACCGCGTTCACCGACGCCCGCTACTCGGGGCCGTTCGTGCGCATCCTCGTGTGGACCATCGCGTTCGCGTTCCTCTCCGTGGTGACCACGTTCCTGCTCGGCCTCCTGCTCGCGATCGTCTTCAACGACGAACGCCTCAAGGGCCGCAAGATCTACCGCACCCTGATGATCTTCCCGTACGCCATCCCCGGCTTCCTCGCGGCCCTCATCTGGTCCGGCATGCTCAACAGGTCGTTCGGCTTCATCAACCAGGTGCTGCTCGGGGGAGCCGCGATCCCGTGGCTGACAGATCCCTGGCTTGCCCGGCTCTCGGTGCTGGGCGTCAACCTGTGGCTCGGGTTCCCGTACATGTTCCTCATCTGCACCGGTGCCCTCCAGTCGCTGCCGGGGGACGTCATGGAGGCCGCGAAGGTCGACGGCGCCGGCAAGTGGCGGCAGTGGAAGTCGATCACGATGCCGCTGCTGCTGGTCTCGACGGCGCCGCTGCTCATCAGCTCGTTCGCCTTCAACTTCAACAACTTCACGCTGATCTACATGCTCACGCGGGGCGGGCCACGGTTCTCCGACGTCGCGGTTCCGCTGGGCCACACGGACATCCTGATCTCGATGGTCTACTCGGTGTCCGGCCTCGACGGCACGGCAGCACGCAACTTCGGGCTCGCCAGCGCCTTGTCGATCGTCATCTTCATCATCGTCGGCACGATCTCCGCGATCGGGTTCCGGCAGACGCGCAAGCTCGAGGAGGTCATGTGA
- a CDS encoding LacI family DNA-binding transcriptional regulator, with product MTDAPGRPRLADVAAYAGVSTATVSRVLSGKSTVSAETRQTVLAAADVLGYERPRVSGTRAAGLVGLVVPELTNPIFPAIAQAAEAQLVKAGYTPLLCAQSPGGTTEDEYIETLSEHGADGIVFVSGLHADSLAGHDRYRALRERGMPIVLVGGFAPDVDAPQVATDEATAERLAVRHLVAQGHRHIGLTLGPERFVPSQRKRAGFVDALVSAGLAHDVTDAGTHVASTLYTVEGGQAAANDLLNSGHTALVCASDLMALGAMRAVRSRGLRVPDDVSVVGFDDSPLMAFTEPPLTTVRQPVHVLMRAAVSMLLSEIRGERVTRTELMIEPELVVRGSTGAAPATPPRIDRGEP from the coding sequence GTGACCGACGCCCCCGGCAGACCCCGGCTCGCCGACGTCGCCGCGTACGCCGGCGTCTCGACGGCGACCGTGTCACGCGTGCTCAGCGGCAAGAGCACGGTCTCGGCGGAGACACGCCAAACGGTGCTCGCCGCCGCCGACGTGCTCGGCTACGAACGCCCCCGGGTCTCGGGCACGCGCGCCGCAGGACTCGTGGGCCTCGTGGTGCCCGAGCTCACCAACCCGATCTTCCCCGCCATCGCGCAGGCCGCCGAGGCCCAGCTCGTCAAGGCCGGCTACACGCCGCTGCTGTGCGCCCAGTCCCCCGGCGGGACCACCGAGGACGAGTACATCGAGACGCTCAGCGAGCACGGCGCCGACGGCATCGTCTTCGTGTCCGGCCTGCACGCCGACTCCCTCGCCGGTCACGACCGCTACCGGGCGCTGCGGGAGCGCGGCATGCCGATCGTGCTCGTCGGCGGCTTCGCGCCCGACGTCGACGCACCCCAGGTCGCGACCGACGAGGCCACGGCCGAACGCCTCGCCGTCCGCCACCTGGTGGCCCAGGGCCACCGGCACATCGGCCTGACCCTCGGGCCCGAGCGGTTCGTGCCCTCGCAGCGCAAGCGCGCCGGGTTCGTCGACGCCCTCGTCAGCGCCGGCCTGGCGCACGACGTCACCGACGCCGGCACCCACGTGGCATCCACGCTCTACACTGTCGAGGGCGGCCAGGCAGCCGCGAACGACCTTCTCAACTCCGGGCACACCGCGCTCGTGTGCGCCTCGGACCTCATGGCTCTTGGCGCGATGCGAGCGGTCCGCTCGCGCGGACTGCGCGTGCCCGACGACGTCTCGGTGGTCGGCTTCGACGACTCCCCGCTCATGGCCTTCACCGAGCCGCCCCTGACGACCGTGCGCCAGCCCGTCCACGTCCTGATGCGCGCCGCGGTGTCGATGCTCCTGTCCGAGATCCGGGGCGAGCGCGTGACCCGCACCGAGCTGATGATCGAGCCCGAGCTGGTCGTCCGCGGCTCCACCGGCGCCGCCCCCGCCACACCCCCACGCATCGACCGAGGAGAACCATGA